The following nucleotide sequence is from Achromobacter spanius.
GCGCCGCTGCGCACGGGATACGTTTCCAGCCAGACCAGCGCCGGCAGCACCCATGCGCCCGGTTCCAGCAAGGCGGACCGGTAACGCCCCGCGAAGACCCGGCCACCGCGCAGGCGAGCGGCCAGGTTGCGGCCCAGCGTCTGCATCAACCGAGGCAAACCTTCTTCGTCGGCGGGGGTGGCCAACAGCAGGATGCGGTCGTTCGCCAGCAGCCAGCCGTGGACAGACACCCGATGGCGTTGAGCGGATTCGCCCAGCCAGGTGGCCAATTGGTTCAGGATGTCGGCGGGCGCGGGTTGAGACGGCGCGGCCAGCGGCGAAATGAAGTTGGCCTGCACCAGTTGGGGCAGCCCAGGGGCGTACAGACGGGGCAGACGGGCCATAGTGTCAGGGCTTGCGTATCTGGAAGAACGGGTTGTCTTCGCTCACGGTATATAAATAGTGCCACGATGGGCGCTGGTCAAGTACCGCGATCACAATATGGGCACGGAATCGCTTTTTTTTGTCGTCCGGCCGGTATGCAGCGCAGGTTAACATTCGGCGACGGAACGTCGTACCGTGGATATACCCTAACCCGTCTTCGCTTTTTCATCCCCCGACCGGAGAACGTCCATGCCCGTGGCCCTGGAGCTCATTTCCCAGCATCGCTGCTTTGGCGGTACGCAGCGCTACTACCGCCATGAGTCCGCCCAGATCGGCCTGCCCATGCGCTTTTCGGTCTTCGTGCCGCCCCAAGCCGAGCAAGGCCCCGTGCCCGTGCTGTTCTTTCTGGCAGGCCTGACCTGCACGGAAGAGACGTTCATGATCAAGGCCGGGGCACAGCGCCTGGCGGCGGAATTGGGCGTGATGCTTGTTGCGCCAGACACCAGTCCGCGCGGCGCCAACGTGCCTGGCGAAGACGAAAGCTGGGATCTGGGCACTGGCGCGGGCTTCTATGTGGATGCCGTCACGCCAGCGTGGCGCGACCACTACCGCATGTACAGCTACGTGACCGAAGAACTGCACGCCATCGTCACGGGCGGCACATTGCCGGGCGATGCGTCGCGCACCGGTATTTTCGGCCACTCCATGGGCGGCCACGGCGCGCTGGTATTGGCGCTGCGCAACCCGGGCAAATTCCGTTCGGTGTCGGCCTTTGCGCCGATCGCCGCGCCCAGCCAGTGCCCCTGGGGCAAGAAGGCATTCGGCGCCTACCTGGGCGACAACCCCGCCGACTGGGCCGCGTACGACGCTGCTTCGCTGATGCAGGGGATGAAACAGCCCTTTCCGGGCGGCATCCTGATCGACCAGGGAGAATCCGACCAATTCCTGGCCGAGCAGTTGTATCCCGAGGTGTTCGAATCCGCCTGCGCCGCCGCCGGCCAGCCACTCACCCTGCGCCGCCAGCCCGGCTATGACCATGGCTATTACTTCATCTCGACCTTCATCGAAGATCACATCCGGTTTCACGTCGAGCGGCTTGGAAAACCGGCAGGGTGAAAGCCCGCTTCTATACTGGGTAGCCTGCCGCGGCAGGCTCGCGGCGCTCTGGGCGCATCGGGCTATCAGCCGTGGTGCGCTATATAGGAACGCCTGACTTGATCAACGGTATTGCTCCCTTCGTCTGGATTCTTCTGGGCGCCCTCGTCGTCCTGCTGCCCGGCCTTGTCATGCTGCTGAGCCGCGGCGGCCCGCGTGACGAGCGCGGCCGCAAGATGTTCCAGTTTCGTCCGGTACGCCGCCTGTTCGGCCTGATGCTGGTCTTGCTGGGATGTGTTTCCGGGCTGCTGGCCTTGTCGCTGGTGCAGTTTTACAAGCTGACTACGGACGAATCCGTGGCCCGGGTCGAAATTCGCCAACAGGCCGAAGGGCAGTTTCAGCTGACCGCCACCGGGCCGGGCACGGAGCCCAAGCAATACGTGCTGTATGGCGACCAATGGCAAATCGACGCCCGCGTCGTGCGCTGGAAGCTGCCGGCGCTGATGGCGGGTGTGCCGCCGTTGTACCGCCTTGAGCGCTTGTCAGGGCGCCACAGCGACATCGCGCGTGAAGCGACCGGCACCAGGTCCGTCCACGCGCTGGACGATTGGCCCGCGCCGGATCTTGGGTCCCTGAAGAAGAGTTTTCCGAACTGGTTCCCCTTCGTCGATGTCCAATTTGGCAGCGCCGCCTACATGCCGATGTTCGACGGCGCGAAATACCAGGTGTATATGGACCCGCGCGGCGCCTTGTTCATCCGGCCGGATGGAGAGGCCACGGCAGAGGGTTTGAAGCGTCTGGGCTGGTAGCGCCTTTTGGCCTGATCGGTGCGTCAGAAAAAATGGGGACACGCCATAAACTTGAAACTTTGACGCGGCGCAATAGTCGTATTAGCACTCCCTTTACTAGAGTGCTAACATCGAATCCATGTCGCTATCCCCTCGCTTTCCGGAGACCCCCGCTATGAAGCAACCCAGTACCTCGTTGGCCGCGTCTGGCAACGCTCTGGCGTTGGCCATTGCCAATCCGGGCGCACTTGGCACGATCGACGCTTATATTTCTACCGTCAACCGCTTGCCCGTTCTGTCGGCCGAGCGTGAAACCGAGTTGGGCCGTCGCCTGCGCGACCAGGAAGACCTGGGTGCCGCGCGCGAACTGATTCTTTCGCACCTGCGCCTGGTGGTGTCGGTGGCGCGCCAGTACCTGGGCTATGGTTTGCCCCACGCCGACCTTATCCAGGAAGGCAACGTTGGCCTGATGAAAGCCGTGAAGCGTTTCGACCCGGAGCGCGGTGTGCGCCTGGTGTCGTTTGCCGTGCACTGGATCAAGGCCGAAATTCACGAATACATCATCCGCAACTGGCGTCTGGTCAAGGTGGCCACCACCAAGGCCCAGCGCAAGCTGTTCTTCAACCTGCGCAGCATGCGTCCCGACGGCCAGACGCTGGACCCCGACCAAGTCGACCACATCGCCAGCGAACTGAACGTGCGCCGCGAAGATGTCAGCGAAATGGAAGTGCGTTTGTCCGGCCGCGACATGTCGCTGGAAAAC
It contains:
- the fghA gene encoding S-formylglutathione hydrolase — protein: MPVALELISQHRCFGGTQRYYRHESAQIGLPMRFSVFVPPQAEQGPVPVLFFLAGLTCTEETFMIKAGAQRLAAELGVMLVAPDTSPRGANVPGEDESWDLGTGAGFYVDAVTPAWRDHYRMYSYVTEELHAIVTGGTLPGDASRTGIFGHSMGGHGALVLALRNPGKFRSVSAFAPIAAPSQCPWGKKAFGAYLGDNPADWAAYDAASLMQGMKQPFPGGILIDQGESDQFLAEQLYPEVFESACAAAGQPLTLRRQPGYDHGYYFISTFIEDHIRFHVERLGKPAG
- the rpoH gene encoding RNA polymerase sigma factor RpoH, which produces MKQPSTSLAASGNALALAIANPGALGTIDAYISTVNRLPVLSAERETELGRRLRDQEDLGAARELILSHLRLVVSVARQYLGYGLPHADLIQEGNVGLMKAVKRFDPERGVRLVSFAVHWIKAEIHEYIIRNWRLVKVATTKAQRKLFFNLRSMRPDGQTLDPDQVDHIASELNVRREDVSEMEVRLSGRDMSLENQDDDDDSYAPIAYLSDDGRQEPTRVLERAARDQLQSTGLTSALDALDARSRRIVEARWLQDDGGATLHELAQEFGVSAERIRQIEAAALKKMRGNLAS